The following nucleotide sequence is from Pseudomonas sessilinigenes.
GTGGTGGACAACCACAACAGGCTGCCCAGGGGAATCACCTTGCGGTCCACGGCGACGCTGTAGCCCGAGGTCAGGGGGACGTTCAGCGACCCCCGTGGCCCCTCGTTGCTGTCCGGGTTGCGGTTGAAGAACACATAGCTCGGGTTGCTCCCCAGCAACTCGGGAATCCGCGCCGGATGGGCCTTGGCCCAGGCGGCGATGGTACCCATGGTCACGTCTTCTTTCTTCAGCTCGCCCTGGTCCACCAGCCAGCGACCGATCGGGCGGTAGGGGTGGCCGTTCTGGTCGGCATAGCCGATCCGCAGCTGGCGACCGTCAGCCAGCTGGATGCGCCCGGAGCCCTGGACTTGCAGGAACTGCAGGTCCATGGGGTCGGTCAGCCAAGCGATGACCGGTGCCTTGACGCCCTTGCTCTCGATGCTCGCGGCATCGTCATAGGGCTTGAGTACCCGACCTTCGAGACGACCGCGCAGGCGCTTGCCCTTGAGTTCGGGGTAGATGCTGTCCAGGGCAACGACGATCATGTCGTCCGGCACGCCATAGACCGGCACGTTGGCCACCTGGGTCTGGGTCAGGCTGCCGGGATACACCGGCTCGTAGTAGCCGGTGATCAAGCCTGTGGTGCTCCCGCTTCCGGAGCGCAGGCCGTAGACCTGCAGGTGCTCCTTGAGAAAGCCACGGATCGCTTCTGGGGTCTGCGCTACGTTGGTCGCTGCGGCGCAGGTCGCGCCCCAGACCTGATCGGCCTTGAGCCGGGTGCAGGCGCTGCGCCAGGAACCGAAGCCGGCCAGCAGGTCGTTGTCGGCAACCTCCGGCAGTGATTCCCAGGGCGCGCTGTTATAGGTTGCCAGTGCATGGGTCTGCGGTTGCGCCGGTGGCTGGTCGCTGCCGCCACCATTGCACCCGGCAAGCAGCGCCAGGGCCGGAATGGTCAAGAGCCAGTGGCGGCGCCAGTGGGAAAAGCTCGGGTTCATGCTGTGTTTCCTTCGGGGAAAGGCCCACGCCTGTGGCGGGGGACAAACCATATTGTTAATAGGGCTATTGGTCTTTATCCGGGAGGCGAGGATACTGGCCGCCGTTCCCGTGACCTGACCTGAAGCCACCATGACGTTAAAAAGACTCTCTGTTGTATTGCTGGCCTGCCTGACGCTTTCCGCCTGTGGCGGTGTCGATCCCAACTCCCCCTTGGGTCAGCGCAAGGCAATCTTCAAGCAGATGCTCAAGACCGGCGAGGACCTGGGAGGCATGCTCCGCGGGCGCATTGCATTCGATGGTGCGCGTTTCGCCGAGGGTGCCGTGAAGCTGGACAGCCTGTCCCATGAGCCCTGGAAGCATTTCCCTGCGGTCAAGGAAGAGGACCACACCAGCGCCACTGATGATGTCTGGCGTCGGCAGGCACGGTTCCAGGAATTGGCCCGCACCCTGGAGGCGGCCACCGGTGAGCTGGTGACGGTCAGCCAGGTCCAGCCCTACAAGGCCAGCAACCTGGGGCCGGCAGTACAGAAGGTCGAGGATGCCTGCAGTGCCTGTCATAAGGAGTTCCGCAATCACTGACCGCAGGTCTCGGTGCAAGGGCCGCGATGGGGCCTTGCACTGGCAGCCTGCGTGGCCACGATCAACTCGATTACTTGTCCAGTTCCTCCAGGGCTTGCTGCAGTTCCTTGCGTGACTCGGCGAGCTTGTCCTTGCGCTTGTTGATCTTCTCCGAGTCGCCTTTCTTCATGGCCTTTTCCAGGTCTGCCTGACGTCGGCTGACTTCGTGCTTGGCATCCAGGACCTTGTTTTCCCGTTCTTTTTTCAGCGAGGCATCGGTGCAGTGGGTCGTGACCTCGTCCAGGGCACGCTCCAGGCCAGCCTGCTGCTCGCTATTGCCGTGGGCCTTGGCCTGTTCGATCTGGGCCGAAATGGCCTGGCGCTTGGCCGCGCAGCCGGTCAACTCCGGGGTTTGCTCCGCAGCCAGCAAGGGGGCGCTCATCAGGCAGAACAAGCTCAAGGCGGCAAGCGATGAGAAAACTTTCATTGAAGGCTCCAGGTAAAGATGATCAAAAAATAACCAATTGAAAATACTGGGTTCATGCCGGAATGAGTTGTTGGAGCTCATTCCTGGCTGGGCGGTTCAACAGGCCCGGGATGACAGGTTAAAAACCTTCGACTCCTGCAGTGTTCAGTACGGCACGCAAGGCCAGCACTTGAGGGGCGCGAAAGAACGCCTCCAGTTGTGCGGCCCGATGTGCGCCAACCATGGCTTCGCCTTGCCAATCCTGGCGACTCTTGAGCGCCAGTTCCGACCATGGGCGACTCAGGTCGGCGGAGCCGCTGGGCGGTAGGCCCAGGGCCTTCAACCAGCGGGCGAAGGGTCTTTGTCTTGCGCTGGCCAGGCTTTCGAGCAGGCGAGTGCCACTGCGTTCACCGAAGCCGGCCATGTTAACAAGCTCTGCCTGATCGAGGGTCAACCAATCCAGCAGGCCCTTGATACGTCCTGTTTCCACGAGCCTGGCCCAGGTCTGTTCGCTGATATTGGGCAAATCAAGGCCATGCTTGCCGCTGAGCCAGCCTAGGCGCGCCAGGAACTGGCTCTCGCAGCCGGCAGAGGGATGCCAGCAGCTCAAGGCATGGAAGTCTTCCTGGGCGGGGACCTGGACCGCCTGGCGCTGCGTGCTCCTGAGCATCACGGCGTCCAGTCGCGGGATGGTCAGCCCAGCGAGACTGATCGCGACCTGATCGCCAGGCGCGATGTCCAGGGTGCGCCAGCGTTGCAGCGAGCCTACGCTGACCCGGCGGATCTGCCGGTCATCCAGGGTCACCGGTTCGATCTCCAGTACCGGGGTAATGCGCCCGGTACGGCCAATCCTGAATTGCACCTGGCGCACGCTGGCCAGCGCTTGGGCATAGGGGTATTTCCAGGCGGCGATCCAATGAGGTGCCCGAGGCTGCCAGCGTTCGGCTGGCGGGCGCCGGCTCTGGCGCAGGATGATGCCGTCGCTGGCGAAGGGAAGGGGGGA
It contains:
- the mltA gene encoding murein transglycosylase A, which gives rise to MNPSFSHWRRHWLLTIPALALLAGCNGGGSDQPPAQPQTHALATYNSAPWESLPEVADNDLLAGFGSWRSACTRLKADQVWGATCAAATNVAQTPEAIRGFLKEHLQVYGLRSGSGSTTGLITGYYEPVYPGSLTQTQVANVPVYGVPDDMIVVALDSIYPELKGKRLRGRLEGRVLKPYDDAASIESKGVKAPVIAWLTDPMDLQFLQVQGSGRIQLADGRQLRIGYADQNGHPYRPIGRWLVDQGELKKEDVTMGTIAAWAKAHPARIPELLGSNPSYVFFNRNPDSNEGPRGSLNVPLTSGYSVAVDRKVIPLGSLLWLSTTRPDGSSLVRPVAAQDTGGAITGEVRADLFWGTGDAAGQLAGDMKQPGQIWMLWPKGMPLPQVPEVANAP
- a CDS encoding c-type cytochrome, producing the protein MTLKRLSVVLLACLTLSACGGVDPNSPLGQRKAIFKQMLKTGEDLGGMLRGRIAFDGARFAEGAVKLDSLSHEPWKHFPAVKEEDHTSATDDVWRRQARFQELARTLEAATGELVTVSQVQPYKASNLGPAVQKVEDACSACHKEFRNH
- a CDS encoding DUF1090 domain-containing protein, which gives rise to MKVFSSLAALSLFCLMSAPLLAAEQTPELTGCAAKRQAISAQIEQAKAHGNSEQQAGLERALDEVTTHCTDASLKKERENKVLDAKHEVSRRQADLEKAMKKGDSEKINKRKDKLAESRKELQQALEELDK
- the ligB gene encoding NAD-dependent DNA ligase LigB, whose product is MPTILLLLIFLSTLAQARCPDWPVPQAEREIAALRQQLQHWDISYHRDGLSLVADELYDQSRQRLEALRRCFPGVPLAQGSPLASARGSMAHPIAHTGVEKLPDANAVQLWLKPRKDVWVQPKIDGVAVTLIYRQGRLQQMLSRGDGLYGHDWSTAARRIPAIPQRLPAPRDLVLQAELYQRLDDHVQERSGSRNARSQIAGWMARKHLSSAEAAQVGLFVWDWPQGPDTQEERLERLASLGFPEGREYSRPIDGFGEARQWREHWYRSPLPFASDGIILRQSRRPPAERWQPRAPHWIAAWKYPYAQALASVRQVQFRIGRTGRITPVLEIEPVTLDDRQIRRVSVGSLQRWRTLDIAPGDQVAISLAGLTIPRLDAVMLRSTQRQAVQVPAQEDFHALSCWHPSAGCESQFLARLGWLSGKHGLDLPNISEQTWARLVETGRIKGLLDWLTLDQAELVNMAGFGERSGTRLLESLASARQRPFARWLKALGLPPSGSADLSRPWSELALKSRQDWQGEAMVGAHRAAQLEAFFRAPQVLALRAVLNTAGVEGF